The genome window ACGAATGGTTTTGATGCGACGCCAATAAGTATGCTATAGAAAATTACCTCGAGATTTTTGAAATGCCAACGCGAATTGCTTGGCGTGCCGCCATCAGTGGACAGCTGGCTGAGACAAGTGCGCATTGTGGGCCAGCATTGGCAGCGTTTGTTGGTTATCTCACAGCCCGGCTCCAGCACAATCGCCTCATCCGCAGTGCAGTTGCTCAGCTGGCTGTATGTGAGCGCTGTCAAATGTTGCAGATCTGTAATCACACGAGTGAGGGagagaaaagcaaagcaaacacattTTTGGAAAATTCAGCAATTATGCATGACGTGTGTGTGGGCGGGGGCGATTGCTCATTAGATGGACAATCGATAGAACGAAAATCCAATTAATTTTCGTGCATATTAAAATCACATTAATTGGACATTTGTTTGATTGTTGCTCCAATTTAAATAagatgatttatttatttatgatttcatttACTAACATTCCTCTCAACTGTAAAGAACACTTGAATAATGAAATACAAAGTATTATTCTTGACCCTAACTGTGTTGACTTTGCCGCACTTGAGTGAAGCTAAggtacaattttaattgaaaccaATTTGTGattaatgaaatgtaatttttacTCTTTCACAGCGACCCGTCTCGGTGGAGCTGAGAAACTTGACGTGCTTAAACATTGAAGCGTCAGTTGTGAGTCAAATTCGCTGCGAAGTGCATAAAAAAAGATCCGATCCCTCGTTTTCCGTGAATTTCAGTCTATTGGAAACAGTGAGATCGTTTAACATTGCGATCATCTTGGATATTATGAAGCGAGATGGCACCAAATTGAGCTTGACCCAAGTCAAAATGGATGGTTGCAAGTTTCTCAACTCCATCAACATCGGCAGCTTTTACGGCAAGTTCTTTAAGCGCTTTCAAATTGGCAGCAATCTACCCACAAATTGCCCAGTATCAGAGGTgggtattaatattataaatttatctAAATTATGCCATTAATACGCCAGTCAATATTTACAGTGCATAACGTATGGAATGACAAATGCCACACTAATCCCTGATATGTATCCGACCGGAATATTTGACTTAAACTACCAACTGCACCTCAAGTTTCTGCGGGGCGAACAATATTTGGCGTATATATTCTCAGAAGGCTCTGTCTTCTATTAGTGCAATTAATCATACGGTAATCGGACTTTATTGaactaataaattaatgtcaaCACAACGAAACAATTAGAAATATTACGAGAACAAAATTAATTCACTGTCAAGTgttctttgctttttggtgTTTTCTTGCgatatattcattatattaaaattataaaataatagcttatatatttagtatatattttatatcctTTCTTCTAATACTTTTCACGAACAATGtgaataaattacaaatttatataaatatggcAAAGGAAAGAGTTGCCTCGTGCGACATCGcttgaaatcaaatcaaaaaggAACgacttaacattttttaatcattaaaaaaaacattgtaaTGGTAACATATTAGCGACTTCTGTTTTTGCGACTGCCTTCAATTTGTGTAACTATCTTAGAGTCGAACGGTTATCCAACATCAACGTAAGcaacaattataaaactaATCAATAGCAAGAGCAATATGTTTCAtatattgtcaaaaaaaaaaccagaatGTTTTggcatatattatattttgaaagcgTACGAATGACGCATTTGACATCAGAGACCTGTCTACATAAAGCTTATAGTATCGTACATAGTTTGTGGATAAACttgcaattttaatatgcaatgAGCTTATAATTAAGTTTATAGATTGCGAATATTAGAtaaccgaaaaaaaaattcaatgcTATTTTCAGAAAAAAAGCAGCGAATTTCcacaccaaaaataaataatcgaaattcatttaaagtaAACTTATTATATGggttaaaatatttttaaatatttataaatttaagaagCTAATGAATGCGCATATAATATGAAAAACTAACTTAAATTGTGTACCACACTCAGTTCTAAATGAGCGGCAATTTTCACTTGCCACTAATATGCACTTTTATATGATAGCCACCGGGTATCTGAGTGGAATTTAAGATGtgataaacataataaaaaatgctgAGAAGTAGCTTTCGAAATTAATACGGCGCACATGCAGTCCAAACAAAAACAGAGATaaatatagagagagagagagagagatagagaaagcgaataagagaaagaagaagagaCTTACCCATGCAGACGCCGAGACCGCTGCTAATGGGCAGTTTGGTAACACACTGAAGGGGCGGCTCGCATTGGCCGGAAAAGCCGCCGGGTCCGCCGCAGGATTCGCCCAACGTTTTAGCGCATATGCGGCAGCATCTGCACATGAATAGAATTAGAGtgtgcgaatgtgaatgtgaatgcgaatgcgaatacgaatgaGAATCGtaatattcgaaatatatgtatgtgtataggAGGAATTGTGGAATAGATACGCATAAAATATTGTAGATGAGTGGTTTAACTTACTGGCACGGATCCCAGAGCATTAGGCCCTTGCCGGGGCAGTCGAGGGCCCGTATAACATCGCATTCCTTTGGATTGCAATAGCATTTGAGTCCATTTACCACATTGTTGCTGCCAGCTGCTGCCATTATCAGCAGCAGATAGCAGCATGAATAGATGAGATAGATCCGTACGTTCAAACGACCAAAATAACTTCCGTTTCGTCGCATCCTATGCGGAAGTTTCGCTTTGTTGTTCTGTTTGACTGACGTCGACGTtgattcgttgttgttgttgctgttgcttctgttgttgttgctgctgctgtctttgttgttgtttattgctgttgttgttgttgtccttgtgcGTATATCCATGCCAATGGCGTCGGCTACTCCCACAGTCCCAGTCACAATCGCAGTCGCcggcacagcaacaacaacaccatcaCCTACAACATCTACACCCACATGGCCTTCTCCATTTCCTCGACCATCAGCTCCTACTCCTGTTCCTCCTCCTGCTACTGCTCTTCCGCCCATTTATAGgcaatttttattgtgtttttgctgctgtcgcttcTGGTGGTGCTaccgatgttgttgttgttgttgctcttgttgttgctgctgctgttgtttgggTCTGTTCGTCCTGTTTGGTTGCTCGCCAGGCAATTTGCATGTTGACTGCAAACCAAAGCGTTGTTAAATGATTAAAATGCCATAAACTATGCCACGCCTTGTGTCCAAGGCTTTAATGGGTGGGCTTTTATGTAACCGAGAACCGCTGCGGCTGCCATTTCGTTCCTAACGACGATATTTTGCCTAATTTTACCGCATTACGCttagtgtagcatacttttcgggAGGCCAAACGCAAAGACTGCTTTCAATTGCGCTACAACAATTTCCGTAGCATACTTTCGGGCTCTTCATTAAAATAGcacaatttattatattgtatatcaaTAGCAGCGCTATGCAGCCCCCAAACTTTGTCCCACTCACTCTGCTGCCTTTGTCGCAAGTTCGACAAAGTTCATTATGAATTTTGCATAGTTCaagtgttatttttattattgtttattgctGTCGAAACTGTGCATAATTAATGCGAAGGACTTTTGCAATCGTTTCGGCATAAAGGCCAAGTgtctcattttcatttattcaaCGACCAGCTCTCTCGCCATCGCCACTGAAATTCTAgttataaataatagaaaGCATACTTTTGGACAGCGGCAACCAGTGTGGCGAAATTGAGCTAAACAGACTTTATGCTGGCTTTCATTTTAGCTGAAGGATTAACAAATAGCACAGCTGGATTATAAACAAAGCTATTGTCCGTTTCATTTCTTTGCACAGTTGATGCTAAAAATGCGTATTTTTCAGAGAGgatttaacaatatttttgcgaCTGTTTAAAGTCTTCAATGAagagaaattattattaaaatgaaattgaaaataaagcaAGTATTAAACGCTCAGCTCATAAGTGGCATTAAATTGTGTGGAGATTCAGAAatgtattcatttatatttttttgcacatAAACAACTTATGAtaacataaatgtatattcaTTAGTTATTCACACAACTCTCTAGGGATTGTCATTTGCCTCttcaacaattgcaaaaatacataaatatatacaaaaatttacatttttgctacGTTTGCATGACTCGGTTTTAGCTACAAActgattttcatttattgccCCTTCATTTAATATGCTGTCATCTCTGGAAATTGCATTTCCCAAATCAATTACGCAAAATGTCATCAGgaatacattattttatttttttaaatgtacttcatttttataatttgtctTTTTTTGACGAATGTGAATGCAATTTTTGCTGAATTCAATTAATTCCAAGCGAATAAATTAcagaaatttcatttaatttacacaTGAGAAACATTGTGGTGTTGTTTGTGGCAAACGAATGTATGCAAACACAAGCACTCACCAGCCCCTTctatcctcctcctcctcctcctccttgcCCCCTCGTCTTCTCTCCTCTTTGCAAGCAAGCAGAGAGAaataagcaaaacttttgttatGAAAAATTAACTCACAATTGAAGCTTGCAGAAActtttgctgttattttttATCACTAACAAGTTCagctataataatataatactatatctggagagagtgtgagtgtgagagtgtgtgtgtagcaaGTGAGAACTTATCTTTTTTGCAAGGCGTAAAGTTGTTGTAATTAAAGTGATATCGCAGTAGCTGGGAAGAGCGCAAACAAAACCTAATTGTGTTTAACAATTCAATGATACTTGAGGCTCTTTCTGTGCACATAAACGGGGGATTAGCAGGGGCTGGAGAGGGGGTCCTGCAGCAGTCACTCAATATACCCTAAGGACGCGCGAAGAGTGAGGGGGTGAAGGGAGAGAAGGACCACAACCGAATGACCAAATAATCAACATTTGCTCTTTGTTTGTGCTGCTTTTATATACACTTCACATATACtcgcatatatatatagatatttattgtatatatcgTAAATTTGTTGAGCGTAAAGCACTCGTGTATTTGTgttggcacacacacaaaacacactaacttacacaccaacacacacacaaacgcacactcTCATTCTTGTAATGTTGTCccagttattgttgttggtttttcttttcatttatttctgtttttttttatactcgtTTGTCAAGCACTTTTCGATTTGCCATTGAATTTTGTTGGCAAATTTtcctttcattttattttgttttcttgtcgttcctttttttattttttgtatgttgaAGGAAACTATATGAAAGTAAAACGTCAAGTATTCGGTTAGCCActcactaacacacacatacgcacacacactcgcacactcgcacactcacacacacgagTGCACACCTTTAGCTCTATGTTTTGGGTATTAGAAAGCAACGTTCATTGGCCGCTCGCCATTCGATtccgatgacgatgacgatgatgatgacgttgACGACTAACGTTTTTGCTCgatgttcttgttgctgttgttctctttgttgttgttgttgctattgttgctgttgccgttgcgcTTTGGAATTCGCCTTATGAATTTTTCATGCGCTTTTGTCTGCCACACGCGGCCATTTGTGGCAATAGACTGACTAACCGAAACGAACTCGTAACTGAACACCTTTTGCCAGTTTCGTCCTGTTGCCAGGGAACAAAAATATCCCAATGTATTTcccgctctcgctctctctctcagcgTCGGCGCACTCTCGGGCAATTCAATTTTGGCGAAGGGAATTAGAAACGACGGCAGAGGATAGGGGAGGGGATTAGATGGAGACTAGAAGACAGAGTTATCAGACGGATGCAAAGCATTTGCCTCAAAATATAAGTCATTCGGTTATTGTAATTACAATGGCATAAAGCGCAGGAAGACGCAGCTTAGGCACATCTCAACATCTCTCAAACACATCGGGGGCGAACGGAAGGAGGGGCGGCTAATGGGCAATTACGAGTGTAAAATCTCATGCTTTATAAACTTTGACGCCGTGTCAGCTGCTAATAAGCATTCCAAATGCCATAAAAGCCGCCACTGCCGCATGGCCAAGTCAGCAGGACCTCGGGACATTGAAGACTTCAGCACATCAGATCACTGGGAAGTCGCTGGGAAGTTTGTGGTAAGGGAGAAGACATCTAAACGCTCACGCAGCCCGcacaacttgcaacttttCCAATTAgcggaaaaaaaaacagacacacacacacacacacacacacgcagcagTAGCATAGACATTCGGAGTCTTCTCGGCAAAGTCCAAAGTTGGCATTGGTTTTAGGTCCTTTTGGTCCTGCCGGTTGGTCTCTTGGTCTTTGGGGGGCTTCTTGGCCTGGCCACAGTGAGTCCACAGTAAATGTTGCGTAAAACAACTTGCTGATGCGGGCTGCTGGTTACGACTCCGAAACTCACACTCTCTCCCCCCTTTTGGTGTCTTCCTCCTCGCCTCGCTTCTCTCGCAGTCATAGCAATGCCCACTCTACGTTTGGCAATTGAACAAAAGAGCAATCGGGAATTATGAGTGGAGCAAACtttttaacaacaataacaacgagaGTCAAAAGGaatgcccaaaaaaaagaaaaaaagaagagaagacaGGAAGGAATGAAAGCACAAGCAGAAGAATGCTTTAGTCAAGTGTAATACTCTGTAACTACGCAACAGCAGGGTTGTCTAGACTAACAAGTTGACAATTATAAAGAGATTGTATGTGgaattcgtttttatttatataaaaaataaatagtattttaaagaGTCCTTAAGACATCAATTTGATATCTTAACGAGGAAATTTTAATACACGTTGTAAGCCACCcgctaaaaaaaagaaacacccACAACTTATTATAGCCCGCCCAAGCTAAGCACTTTACAGGGTGTCAATATAGATAATGGCGGTAATTACtcattttgattgattgagaTGGACGGTTGCAAGACGCAGCTCATGGTTTTAATGAGATATGTTTATTGCTGGCCAACACGAGATACTGTCAAGCCACCCTCAGCGCCCACTTTTACAGGGTAACAATATAGATATATTGTatgaatttatgtatatagGGGCAAAGCTGGAAAAACTTGCGCTCAACTTGAGCTCAAATTgatagagtgcaaaataatGTGCAACATTGTGTGCAGCAGCTGGAGATGTGCCACTGAGCTGGACGATGGAGACaagagacgacgacgacacaaAGAGGAACAATGTTGTAGGGCGAAGGAAGCGAGGAGGGTGAAAGGGAGGAAGGGAGGAAGGAAAGCGACTTCTTTTCAGCACCGCTTAAAATGTAAATCTCTTTTGTGAATGTGCATTTCGACAATCTACgagtatttattaatatttttactttttcttcccatttcatttttggcattttcattttcattttcatattcatttttgttttttttttgcgtgttGCTTGCTTCACATTTTGTTGAATCGCTggcagcaaaagttttgcctcAAGTGCGCATTTCATTCCCGAAATgtttttcttacattttttcccGCAATGCTTCATTACTTTACAACTTTTTGATGACAGTTTTATTGGCCATATTTCCCGTAGAAcgccagcaaaaaaaaaaaaaaaaaaaacgaacacaaaattgtaaaacgaacaaaaaagaTGAACACATTTCTTTGCATGCAACGCTTGCAGGATTCTATGGGGAATATTATAGAATTATGGCaattttttatagaatttaagTGGGAAAAGCTGGCAGTTTATAAAGTGATTTGACTGCTACTAATTGAAGGATAAAGCACAGCCGAGCTTAACATAATAACTTAAGAaatgttcttattgttgttgtcaagtTCTTGCATAACTTTTTGCTCTAAATCGTTTACAAGTTTGACAAGTCAATTACTTGGCAGCTGCACTTAATCGAAACAAAGcgaaaattgaattattataaatatttttgcagaaTTTTATTCACACTCCCATTATCTGTGCTCATTTATCAACcgattttaattaacatttccAACACCTCgtcacatacacaaaaaaaaactacgcGCTCGCATTATCGACAAAAGAATTTATCGCATGcataagtaaaatatatttgaaaggAATTTCAAGTaattaatatgcataaaaaatgaaaacgctTTTATTCGATTAAACTCTCTAGAGGgggcaaaatactaaattgcTCATGTTGAAGTGAACTGACAGCCGAGTTATTAGCTTCTTTAATTAGGTTGCACTAATTTGCgcaattaatatttcaaattattctaaaaatatgcaCATGTACATGTTTGAGTCAAtctgcatgcgtgtgtgtgtgtgtgtgtgtgtaggtgtgtagGTGTGTCAAACCCATTTTAGCCGcccaattaaaatttaatcttCTTATTTTCGCTGCACAACATTTCCATTTAGCGATAATTAAGTATTTAAGCTAAATATACTCGCGTTTAC of Drosophila nasuta strain 15112-1781.00 chromosome 3, ASM2355853v1, whole genome shotgun sequence contains these proteins:
- the LOC132792337 gene encoding LOW QUALITY PROTEIN: uncharacterized protein LOC132792337 (The sequence of the model RefSeq protein was modified relative to this genomic sequence to represent the inferred CDS: deleted 1 base in 1 codon), with the protein product MGGRAVAGGGTGVGADGRGNGEGHVGVDVVGDGVVVAVPATAIVTGTVGVADAIGMDIRTRTTTTTAINNNKDSSSNNNRSNSNNNNESTSTSVKQNNKAKLPHRMRRNGSYFGRLNVRIYLIYSCCYLLLIMAAAGSNNVVNGLKCYCNPKECDVIRALDCPGKGLMLWDPCQCCRICAKTLGESCGGPGGFSGQCEPPLQCVTKLPISSGLGVCMDLQHLTALTYSQLSNCTADEAIVLEPGCEITNKRCQCWPTMRTCLSQLSTDGGTPSNSRWHFKNLEDCQLNLQNLIKLELEFDEDYKISPSKFTYKKLRRKRKSLRKRIIILEDEDDGGSSIQQQQEQHETV
- the LOC132792338 gene encoding uncharacterized protein LOC132792338; amino-acid sequence: MKRDGTKLSLTQVKMDGCKFLNSINIGSFYGKFFKRFQIGSNLPTNCPVSECITYGMTNATLIPDMYPTGIFDLNYQLHLKFLRGEQYLAYIFSEGSVFY